The Bosea sp. 685 DNA window TGAACTGCGCCAGTTGCTGACATTGGGGCACTGCCCGTAACCGGACATGTGCACCCTGCACACAGCTGCCGTTTACGAGAGCGATTGCTCCTCGCCGCCACGACAGCGCTGCACTTTACGTGCAGCGAGATTTCATGATCTCGGCCAGCCGGGCTACGTCGGCCTGCACGGTTGCCGGCGCGACGCGCGATATGCCGAAAACCAGCCCCGGCCGCGCCGGCCCCAGATGGAAACGCGACATCGGCTGCATCGCGAACCCATTTGCCTTCAAAATCTGTGCAATAGCCTGATCATCGACCTCCGGGTCGCGGAACCACGCCGCCAACTGGAGCCCGCCGGATCCCTCGCTGATATGCAAAGCATCACTGCAATGGTGCTGAAGGGCCGCGACGCTCGCTGCCATGCGAACGGCGTAAAGGGCTTTCATCTTGCGAATATAGCTACGCAGGCGGCCGTCGCGAATGAAATCCGCCAGCGCCGCCTGGACATGGATCGGCACGACGGCGCCGCGAAGCTGCAAGGCGGCTGAAACCTCCCCCAGCAACCGCGGCGGGATGATCGCGTAGGCAACCCGCACTCCAGGAGCCAAAATCTTCGAGAAGGTGCCGAGATAGACCACGATGCCGTTGCGATCGATACCCTGCAGCGCTGCGATCGGTCGCGAGCCATACTGGAACTCGCTATCGTAATCGTCCTCGATCACGATAGCGCTGCTTGCCTGCGCGACCTCCAGCAGGGCGAGGCGTCTCTGCAGGCTCATCGTCACGCCCGTCGGATATTGATGCGAAGGCGTCACGTAGATCAGCCGTGGCGGCGGCCCGAGTGCCCTGGCGACGTCGATCCCGGCATTGTCGCAAGGGACCGGCACCATCTCTGCCCCGGCACTGCGCAGCAGCGCCTGTGCCGTGGGATAACCCGGCTCCTCCATCCAGGCCACGCTGCCATTCGCCTCTCCGGGCCGCAGCAGAACGCAGGCCAGCAGGTCAATGGCGGCGCGGGTCGAGGGCACGATCATGACCTGCTCAGGCCGCGCAACGACGCCCCGCGTGTGGGCGACGTGCTCGAGGATAGCCTTCTGCAGGTCCCGGACGCCGTTCGCATCGCCATATCCGAGGTCGTGGATTCTCAGCGAGCGCGCGCGGGCCCCGAGATAGCGCGCCCAGCTCGCATGCGGGAAATCGGCGAGGTCGGGAACGCCGGGCTCGAAAAGCCTGGACAGCGCAGGCTCGTTGGCTTGCTCGGACAGGCTCGGCGCCGGCTGTCGCGCGAGCGGGAGTGGTGCCGTCCCGACCTCCGCGACACGCGTTGCCGAGCCCGTCTGCGCCACGAGATAGCCGTCCGCCTTCAGGCGCTCATAGGC harbors:
- a CDS encoding PLP-dependent aminotransferase family protein, which codes for MSANALAWRALDKAAGDLEGQLYRGIRERILDSTMRAGQGLPSSRTLARSLGVARSTVVQAYERLKADGYLVAQTGSATRVAEVGTAPLPLARQPAPSLSEQANEPALSRLFEPGVPDLADFPHASWARYLGARARSLRIHDLGYGDANGVRDLQKAILEHVAHTRGVVARPEQVMIVPSTRAAIDLLACVLLRPGEANGSVAWMEEPGYPTAQALLRSAGAEMVPVPCDNAGIDVARALGPPPRLIYVTPSHQYPTGVTMSLQRRLALLEVAQASSAIVIEDDYDSEFQYGSRPIAALQGIDRNGIVVYLGTFSKILAPGVRVAYAIIPPRLLGEVSAALQLRGAVVPIHVQAALADFIRDGRLRSYIRKMKALYAVRMAASVAALQHHCSDALHISEGSGGLQLAAWFRDPEVDDQAIAQILKANGFAMQPMSRFHLGPARPGLVFGISRVAPATVQADVARLAEIMKSRCT